One window from the genome of Cyprinus carpio isolate SPL01 chromosome B1, ASM1834038v1, whole genome shotgun sequence encodes:
- the LOC109094495 gene encoding ubiquitin-conjugating enzyme E2 A-like — MSTPARRRLMRDFKRLQEDPPAGVSGAPSENNIMVWNAVIFGPEGTPFEDGTFKLTVEFTEEYPNKPPTVRFISKMFHPNVYADGSICLDILQNRWSPTYDVSSILTSIQSLLDEPNPNSPANSQAAQLYQENKREYEKRVSAIVEQSWRDS; from the exons ATGTCTACTCCAGCACGAAGGCGATTGATGAGGGATTTTAAAAG ACTTCAAGAGGACCCTCCAGCGGGTGTTAGCGGTGCTCCGTCAGAAAACAATATCATGGTATGGAATGCAGTGATATTTGG GCCAGAAGGAACTCCCTTTGAAGAtg GTACATTCAAATTGACTGTAGAATTCACAGAAGAATACCCAAACAAACCACCCACAGTCAGATTCATCTCAAAAATGTTTCATCCTAATG TATATGCAGATGGAAGCATATGTCTTGACATCCTACAAAATCGTTGGAGTCCAACTTATGATGTGTCATCAATTCTTACCTCAATCcag TCTTTGCTTGATGAACCAAACCCTAACAGTCCAGCTAACAGCCAAGCAGCTCAACTTTACCAGGAGAACAAACGGGAGTATGAGAAGCGTGTGTCTGCTATTGTTGAGCAGAGCTGGAGGGACAGCtga